The following proteins are encoded in a genomic region of Hymenobacter siberiensis:
- a CDS encoding 4'-phosphopantetheinyl transferase superfamily protein, which translates to MPLHSLQRLSPTAVLGLWHLTETPAELWAGLPNAATYQPLLPATADPKRQAQWLAGRRLAHALFNELPTPVAPETVVRNDATGRPWLAGAPADTVVSLSHSGEWAAALLAQDGRAGVDIEFIRDKAQRLAGKFLAENEWAHARATPMAAADAHYTLLWSAKEALYKLAARRGIIFRQQLLLHEFSAAKSGEIPATLVLDGAQTRHRICYTQPAPGYVLTYCHEPAG; encoded by the coding sequence ATGCCCCTGCACTCCCTCCAGCGCCTCTCCCCTACTGCCGTGCTGGGCCTCTGGCACCTCACCGAAACGCCTGCCGAGCTCTGGGCCGGGCTGCCCAACGCTGCCACCTACCAGCCGCTGCTGCCCGCCACCGCCGACCCCAAACGCCAGGCGCAGTGGCTGGCCGGCCGCCGGCTGGCCCACGCGCTATTCAACGAATTGCCCACGCCCGTAGCGCCCGAAACCGTGGTGCGCAACGATGCCACCGGCCGACCCTGGCTGGCCGGCGCGCCCGCCGATACGGTGGTTTCGCTGTCGCACTCCGGCGAGTGGGCGGCGGCCCTGCTGGCCCAGGATGGCCGGGCCGGGGTCGATATTGAGTTCATTCGCGACAAGGCCCAGCGGCTGGCCGGAAAATTTCTGGCCGAAAACGAGTGGGCCCACGCCCGCGCCACCCCTATGGCCGCAGCGGATGCCCATTACACCCTGCTCTGGAGCGCCAAAGAAGCCCTGTATAAGCTGGCGGCCCGGCGCGGCATCATTTTCCGCCAACAGCTGCTGCTTCACGAATTTAGCGCGGCTAAATCCGGCGAAATCCCCGCTACGTTAGTGCTGGACGGGGCCCAGACCCGGCACCGCATTTGCTATACCCAACCCGCACCCGGCTACGTGCTCACGTACTGCCACGAACCGGCCGGGTAG
- a CDS encoding redoxin domain-containing protein, producing MSFRRISILTAVTLLAISLAVGVARAQAGGTVTDFTLKTAANADVALKSYAKDKAVVVVFLNPACAFSRLYQERLALLSSAYRGRGVQFLFINVPINLDAPGTAAPGEVELPTLTDASQQVAGLLGVTKTAEAVVLEPAGKGFAIRYRGAIDDNPQVAGSVQQHYLKQVLDNVLAGRPSGVADKRAAGCLIKR from the coding sequence ATGTCTTTTCGCCGAATCTCTATTCTCACCGCCGTAACCCTGCTGGCCATTTCGCTCGCCGTGGGCGTGGCCCGCGCCCAGGCCGGCGGCACCGTCACCGATTTCACCCTGAAAACTGCCGCCAATGCCGACGTCGCCCTGAAAAGCTACGCCAAGGACAAGGCCGTGGTGGTGGTGTTTCTGAACCCGGCCTGCGCATTTTCGCGCCTCTATCAGGAGCGGCTGGCCTTGCTCAGCAGCGCCTACCGGGGCCGGGGCGTGCAGTTCCTGTTCATCAACGTGCCCATCAACCTCGATGCGCCCGGTACCGCCGCCCCCGGCGAGGTCGAGCTGCCCACCCTCACCGATGCCAGCCAGCAGGTGGCCGGCCTGCTGGGCGTAACCAAAACCGCCGAGGCCGTAGTGCTGGAGCCCGCCGGCAAGGGCTTCGCCATCCGCTACCGCGGTGCCATCGACGACAACCCGCAGGTGGCCGGCAGCGTGCAGCAGCATTACCTGAAGCAGGTGCTCGACAACGTACTGGCCGGCCGCCCCAGTGGCGTAGCCGACAAGCGCGCCGCCGGCTGCCTGATTAAGCGGTAA
- a CDS encoding alpha/beta hydrolase family protein, whose product MALIGHSLGGYTALALAGGLPGSLPHEHADGTPQPIPVVPDARVRALVLLAPATVWYRAAAALRNIRVPILLLTGEKDEWTPDFHAQIVLNGVADRRRVQHRNVENAGHYSFLSPFPAARTGPAFPPSQDPPGFDRAQFQGELQAEILKFLAQHLARAAAEYRQ is encoded by the coding sequence GTGGCGCTGATTGGGCACTCGCTGGGCGGCTACACGGCGCTGGCGCTGGCTGGCGGCCTGCCGGGCTCGCTCCCCCACGAACACGCCGACGGCACGCCGCAGCCTATTCCCGTAGTGCCCGATGCGCGAGTGCGGGCGCTGGTATTGCTGGCCCCGGCCACCGTGTGGTACCGGGCGGCGGCAGCCCTGCGCAACATACGGGTGCCCATCCTGCTGCTGACGGGCGAAAAAGACGAGTGGACCCCCGATTTCCACGCCCAAATCGTGCTCAATGGTGTGGCCGACCGCCGGCGGGTGCAGCACCGCAACGTCGAAAACGCGGGCCATTATTCCTTTCTCAGTCCATTTCCGGCGGCCCGAACGGGCCCGGCCTTTCCGCCCTCACAGGACCCACCGGGGTTCGACCGGGCGCAGTTTCAAGGGGAGCTGCAGGCGGAGATTCTGAAATTTCTCGCGCAGCACCTGGCGCGGGCCGCTGCGGAGTACCGGCAGTAA
- a CDS encoding alpha/beta hydrolase: MPNFVGCRTLEITDEALGLTFPLLVLYPSSTPGRPEAIGPYTLDVALDAPINPGPLPVVLVSHGTGGSPLTHRLLAHYLARHGFVVGLPRHHANHCDDNAWHNTADNLVARPRHLSLEREDNYLCFGNRL; the protein is encoded by the coding sequence ATGCCCAATTTCGTAGGCTGCCGTACCCTGGAAATCACGGATGAGGCGCTGGGCCTCACCTTCCCGCTGCTGGTGCTGTACCCCAGCAGTACCCCCGGCCGGCCCGAAGCCATTGGGCCCTATACCCTCGATGTGGCCTTGGATGCGCCCATCAACCCCGGCCCGTTGCCGGTGGTGCTGGTTTCGCACGGCACTGGCGGTTCGCCGCTCACGCACCGGCTGCTGGCGCACTACCTGGCCCGCCACGGCTTTGTGGTGGGCCTGCCGCGCCACCACGCCAACCATTGCGACGACAACGCCTGGCATAACACGGCCGATAACCTCGTGGCCCGGCCGCGCCACCTCAGCCTAGAGCGTGAGGACAATTACCTTTGCTTTGGCAATCGTTTATAA
- a CDS encoding aldo/keto reductase: MKITDFRTLRRSGLVVSPLALGTMTFGTPRWGSGDDVSEAVFNAYVDAGSNFVDTADVYSGGQSEEMLGLYIAGRHLRDQVVLATKFSFGGQAGNPNLGGNGRKNIHRALEGSLRRLKTDYADLYWLHAYDGVTPVEETLQTLGDLVRAGRIRYFAFSNVPAWYATKAATLAPAHGVPDPIALQMEYSLVARSIEREHVPAALNLGLGITPWNPLAAGFLARKYEREGAGASGEGRLTGPNSFGNMKFTDHNWQVLEALRPVAADLGRPLAQVALAWRPSRASPRSLWGPARWRSCTTAWWRSIFSSAPRS; this comes from the coding sequence ATGAAAATCACCGATTTTCGCACCCTGCGCCGCTCCGGCCTGGTGGTAAGCCCGCTGGCGCTGGGCACCATGACGTTTGGCACCCCGCGCTGGGGCTCGGGTGACGACGTGTCCGAAGCCGTTTTCAATGCTTACGTGGATGCCGGCAGCAACTTCGTGGACACTGCCGATGTGTATTCGGGCGGGCAGAGCGAGGAAATGCTGGGCCTCTACATTGCTGGCCGCCACCTGCGCGACCAAGTGGTGCTGGCCACCAAGTTCAGCTTCGGCGGGCAGGCCGGCAACCCCAACTTGGGCGGCAACGGCCGCAAAAACATTCACCGCGCCCTGGAGGGCTCGCTGCGCCGCCTCAAAACCGACTACGCCGACCTCTACTGGCTGCACGCCTACGACGGCGTGACGCCCGTGGAGGAAACGCTGCAAACCCTCGGCGACCTGGTGCGGGCCGGCCGCATCCGCTACTTCGCCTTCAGCAACGTGCCGGCCTGGTATGCCACCAAAGCCGCTACGCTGGCCCCCGCCCACGGCGTGCCCGACCCCATTGCCCTGCAAATGGAATACTCCCTGGTGGCGCGCTCCATCGAGCGGGAGCACGTGCCCGCCGCCCTGAATTTGGGGCTGGGCATCACGCCTTGGAACCCGCTGGCGGCCGGTTTTCTGGCCAGGAAGTACGAGCGGGAAGGTGCCGGGGCCAGCGGCGAAGGCCGCCTCACCGGTCCCAATTCCTTCGGCAACATGAAATTCACCGACCACAACTGGCAGGTGCTGGAAGCCCTGCGGCCGGTGGCGGCCGACTTGGGCCGGCCGCTGGCGCAGGTGGCGCTGGCGTGGCGGCCCAGCCGGGCATCACCTCGCTCATTGTGGGGGCCAGCAAGGTGGCGCAGCTGCACGACAGCCTGGTGGCGCTCGATATTCAGCTCAGCCCCGCGCAGCTGA
- a CDS encoding transglutaminase-like domain-containing protein, producing MTNKEIKALISLLDDPEIAPQIQDKIQNLGESIIPFLEESWEETLDSQQQQRLEDLIHHLQFEGLQQRLKVWREAGATDLLEGMWLLNTYQYPDADYQALNRAIEQLRFETWTALRPEMHPADQVQTLNFVMFRQHKFAANTQHFHSPANSMLQRVIETKRGNPLTLCVIYLLVAQRLDLPVFGVNLPNLFVLTFRPELPGAEPFYINCYNRGLVLSRTDIEHYVAQLNITPNPIFFEPCSHLDIVRRAMRNLQMSFERLQEPVKAAEVALLLSILE from the coding sequence ATGACCAACAAAGAAATCAAAGCCCTTATCTCGCTGCTCGACGACCCGGAAATCGCGCCGCAAATCCAGGACAAAATTCAGAACCTGGGCGAGAGCATCATTCCCTTTCTGGAGGAGTCGTGGGAAGAAACTCTGGACAGCCAGCAGCAGCAGCGACTGGAGGATTTGATTCACCACCTGCAGTTTGAGGGCCTGCAGCAGCGCCTCAAAGTGTGGCGCGAAGCCGGTGCCACCGACCTGCTCGAAGGCATGTGGCTGCTGAATACCTATCAATACCCTGATGCCGACTACCAGGCCCTGAATCGCGCCATCGAGCAGCTCCGCTTCGAAACCTGGACTGCCCTGCGCCCCGAAATGCACCCCGCCGACCAAGTGCAAACCCTGAATTTCGTGATGTTCCGGCAGCATAAGTTCGCGGCCAACACCCAGCATTTCCACTCGCCGGCCAACTCCATGCTCCAGCGTGTGATTGAAACCAAGCGCGGCAACCCGCTCACGCTCTGCGTGATTTACCTGCTGGTGGCCCAGCGGCTGGATTTGCCGGTTTTTGGGGTGAACCTGCCCAACCTGTTCGTGCTCACCTTTCGGCCCGAGCTGCCGGGGGCCGAGCCGTTCTACATCAACTGCTACAACCGGGGCCTGGTGCTTTCGCGCACCGATATCGAGCACTACGTGGCCCAGCTTAACATCACGCCCAACCCCATTTTTTTCGAGCCCTGCTCGCACCTCGACATTGTGCGCCGCGCCATGCGCAACCTGCAAATGAGCTTCGAACGCTTGCAGGAGCCGGTGAAAGCGGCTGAGGTGGCGTTGCTGCTGAGCATTCTGGAGTAG
- a CDS encoding thiamine pyrophosphate-binding protein: protein MSKKSVAEIIVDTLVAAGVKRVFGVVGDSLNGISDNIRGRADIEFIAVRHEEGGAFAAGAEAHLTGDLAVCAGSCGPGNTHLINGLFDCHRSRVSVLALAAQIPSVEIGTGYFQETHPERLFRECSHFCELISVPEQAVHTIESAVAAALGLRGVAVVVFPGDVAYLEAEAPEVRLPTLGRRSLLRPSEADIQQAAALLNAGSKVTMMAGIGCAEAHAELLEMAKTNLFR from the coding sequence ATGTCCAAAAAATCCGTAGCTGAAATCATCGTCGATACCCTCGTAGCCGCCGGCGTCAAGCGCGTTTTTGGCGTGGTGGGCGATTCCCTCAACGGCATCAGCGACAACATTCGGGGCCGTGCCGACATCGAATTCATCGCCGTGCGGCACGAGGAAGGCGGGGCCTTCGCGGCCGGCGCGGAGGCCCACCTCACCGGCGACCTCGCCGTGTGTGCCGGCTCCTGCGGGCCGGGCAACACCCACCTCATCAACGGCCTGTTCGACTGCCACCGCAGCCGCGTGTCGGTGCTGGCCCTCGCCGCCCAGATTCCGAGCGTGGAAATCGGGACCGGCTACTTTCAGGAAACCCATCCCGAGCGGCTGTTCCGCGAATGCAGCCACTTCTGCGAGTTGATTTCGGTGCCCGAGCAGGCCGTGCACACCATTGAAAGTGCCGTGGCGGCGGCGCTGGGGCTGCGCGGCGTGGCCGTGGTCGTCTTTCCCGGCGACGTGGCTTACCTCGAAGCCGAAGCCCCCGAAGTACGGCTGCCCACCCTGGGCCGCCGCAGCTTGTTGCGTCCTTCGGAAGCCGATATTCAGCAAGCGGCTGCATTGTTGAACGCGGGTAGCAAGGTGACCATGATGGCCGGTATTGGCTGCGCCGAAGCCCACGCCGAGCTGCTGGAAATGGCCAAAACAAACTTGTTCCGTTAG
- a CDS encoding tellurite resistance TerB C-terminal domain-containing protein — MSSKRPASNNNDDDSIIDVTGLFLHLKEAMRKEIADIWTAAPTPPRTSTVHQFYDYEPPSLGKLYKDKLALTPKQISWLNRFPLPANTFLDIEAGRAATVRLYLAVLPLLEQQLKAKGSTLAQTVKTLDSRTKSLRYYASTAWYYTPPKTGADAYLAIFRLCENAARIKLGHKRKVGGLFTGALAELEPVFQEVLGRRVLELLPPLLALVPAPDHATELLLNRQNTSRWKTELEQLLHQLAAKTPALLKALTTLAARNAQNPSLDLLLWETTKRLAATHREAALGYYLRYLHTTQALFRVGKPLPKNLHKQLFPLPEQAERFQVIANELAFYKKLDEALAKVPTVYEVKRRKIELDKTAIHAARDQHAGTVELLNEYLQDTPTPPGKPAKPAKTTAPAKTIKTSQSAKKPSKSPATPTAGSFASGLGLSAPQQALLQLFAAHQLTLSQAKAEAFAKSHGTLRHQLIDGLNDTCYELLDDVLVEETGDGYTIYEPYFQKITG, encoded by the coding sequence ATGTCTTCTAAACGCCCCGCTTCCAACAACAATGACGACGACTCCATTATTGACGTAACGGGCCTGTTTCTGCACCTGAAAGAAGCCATGCGCAAGGAGATTGCCGACATCTGGACGGCCGCCCCAACCCCACCCAGAACCTCCACCGTTCATCAATTTTACGATTACGAGCCGCCCAGCCTGGGCAAGCTTTATAAAGACAAGCTGGCCCTCACGCCCAAGCAAATCAGCTGGCTCAACCGCTTTCCGCTGCCGGCCAACACGTTTCTGGACATTGAGGCGGGCCGCGCAGCCACGGTGCGGCTCTACCTGGCCGTGCTGCCGCTGCTGGAGCAGCAGCTCAAAGCCAAGGGCAGCACCCTGGCCCAAACGGTGAAAACGCTGGACAGCCGCACCAAATCCCTGCGCTACTACGCCAGCACCGCCTGGTACTACACCCCACCCAAAACCGGGGCCGATGCGTACCTGGCCATTTTTCGGCTGTGCGAAAACGCTGCGCGGATAAAACTGGGCCACAAGCGCAAGGTAGGCGGCCTCTTTACCGGCGCTTTGGCCGAGCTAGAGCCCGTGTTTCAGGAGGTGCTGGGGCGGCGGGTACTTGAGCTGCTGCCGCCGCTGCTGGCCCTGGTGCCCGCGCCCGACCATGCTACTGAACTACTGCTCAACAGACAGAATACCAGTCGCTGGAAAACCGAGCTGGAGCAGCTCCTGCACCAACTGGCGGCCAAGACCCCGGCCCTACTCAAGGCCCTGACTACGCTGGCCGCCCGCAACGCGCAAAACCCCTCCCTCGACCTGCTTCTTTGGGAAACAACCAAGCGGCTGGCAGCTACGCACCGCGAGGCGGCGCTCGGCTACTACCTGCGCTACCTGCACACCACCCAGGCCCTTTTTCGTGTTGGCAAACCGCTGCCTAAAAACTTGCACAAACAGCTGTTTCCGCTGCCGGAGCAGGCCGAGCGGTTTCAGGTTATCGCCAATGAGCTGGCTTTCTATAAAAAGCTGGATGAGGCGCTGGCCAAAGTACCCACCGTGTATGAGGTGAAGCGCCGGAAAATCGAGCTGGATAAAACCGCCATTCACGCCGCCCGCGACCAGCACGCCGGCACCGTGGAGCTACTAAACGAGTACCTGCAGGATACGCCCACGCCGCCAGGCAAACCGGCCAAACCGGCCAAAACCACCGCTCCGGCCAAAACCATAAAAACCAGTCAATCAGCCAAAAAACCCAGTAAATCCCCCGCCACGCCCACCGCTGGCAGCTTCGCCAGCGGCTTGGGCCTGAGCGCGCCGCAACAGGCGCTTTTGCAACTCTTTGCAGCCCATCAGCTCACTTTATCGCAGGCCAAAGCAGAGGCGTTTGCCAAAAGCCACGGCACGTTGCGCCACCAACTCATCGACGGCCTGAATGACACCTGCTACGAGCTGCTCGATGACGTGCTGGTGGAGGAAACCGGCGACGGCTACACAATCTACGAGCCGTATTTCCAGAAGATAACCGGTTAA
- a CDS encoding tellurite resistance TerB C-terminal domain-containing protein, whose amino-acid sequence MFRRHYYYHTHTPLGDLYEHNLRLNRKEVSWLNKFTPPGNGLMQLETPRGEAVRLYLLVMNELETKCKAAGTTFQQQAKELTEKSEQYGYFNHREQGYVSSAAAGSKVAAIVYFTVLQRCEDVVRHRYGMPMSPEKRYFTAVLDTAHSFERYFGEAVQALLAPLAKTVPLPDDETEQALNVLDNGRYKPHFEKLLALLPTDTVGFAAGVYELCYLNNRNPVMPQIYYEATKQLGELVRAPALHLYLHYLHYGVACKWNFKPRPLIKRLQKKLFPQPEHQERFKAICQSLLHSRDLNQATTEVAKVYFQERKKITLDMGTVQAVRAQHAGTVELLNEYLQDTPAPPAAKPPKKAPAAPKPRPPKPPKAPALAATFAAGVQLTALQQALLALFAAHQLALPQAAVEAFAKTHGTLRNQLIDGLNEACADLLDDVLVEETADGYAIYEPYYQKITAQCSIT is encoded by the coding sequence GTGTTTCGCCGCCATTATTATTACCATACGCATACTCCGCTGGGCGACTTGTACGAGCACAACCTGCGGCTCAATAGGAAGGAGGTCAGCTGGCTCAACAAATTCACGCCCCCCGGCAATGGTTTGATGCAGCTTGAAACCCCTCGTGGCGAGGCCGTCCGGCTTTATTTACTAGTGATGAACGAGCTGGAAACCAAGTGCAAAGCGGCGGGCACCACGTTTCAGCAGCAGGCCAAGGAGCTTACCGAAAAAAGCGAGCAATACGGCTATTTCAATCATAGAGAGCAGGGCTACGTCAGCTCCGCTGCCGCCGGCAGCAAGGTGGCGGCCATCGTGTATTTCACGGTTTTACAGCGTTGCGAGGATGTGGTGCGGCACCGCTACGGCATGCCAATGAGCCCGGAAAAGCGGTATTTCACCGCCGTGCTCGACACCGCGCATTCCTTCGAGCGGTATTTTGGGGAGGCGGTGCAGGCGCTGCTCGCGCCCCTGGCCAAAACGGTGCCGCTGCCCGACGATGAAACCGAGCAGGCGCTCAACGTGCTGGACAACGGGCGCTACAAACCGCACTTCGAAAAGCTGCTGGCCCTGCTGCCCACCGATACGGTCGGGTTCGCGGCGGGTGTGTACGAGCTGTGCTACCTGAACAACCGCAACCCGGTGATGCCGCAGATTTACTACGAAGCCACCAAGCAGCTCGGCGAGCTGGTGCGTGCGCCCGCCCTGCACCTGTACCTGCACTACCTGCACTACGGCGTGGCGTGCAAGTGGAATTTTAAGCCCCGGCCCCTCATCAAACGCCTGCAAAAGAAGCTGTTTCCGCAACCTGAGCACCAGGAGCGGTTCAAGGCTATTTGCCAGTCGCTGCTGCACTCGCGCGACTTAAACCAAGCCACGACCGAAGTGGCAAAAGTCTATTTTCAGGAACGCAAAAAAATTACCCTGGACATGGGCACAGTGCAGGCCGTGCGCGCCCAGCACGCCGGCACCGTGGAGCTGCTGAACGAGTACCTGCAGGACACGCCCGCGCCACCGGCCGCTAAACCGCCCAAAAAGGCCCCAGCCGCCCCAAAACCGCGCCCGCCCAAACCACCGAAAGCGCCGGCCCTGGCGGCTACCTTTGCAGCCGGCGTGCAGCTCACCGCACTACAGCAGGCGCTGCTGGCCCTCTTTGCCGCCCACCAGCTCGCCCTGCCTCAGGCCGCGGTGGAGGCATTTGCCAAAACCCACGGCACCCTGCGCAACCAGCTCATCGACGGCCTGAACGAGGCCTGCGCCGACTTGCTGGACGACGTGCTGGTGGAGGAAACCGCCGACGGCTACGCCATCTACGAACCTTATTATCAGAAAATTACTGCCCAATGCTCGATAACGTGA
- a CDS encoding ATP-binding protein, giving the protein MLDNVKPKEATAIINSLLGGVVPKLGVQHITVGRSPEIAAFLQALDDVKNGHSMVKFWIGDFGSGKSFMLHLLNTVALKQKFVVANADFTPDNRLYANDGKAVALYSAIMDNIAIQTKPEGGALATLLEKWIEQVMSKTALDHDIPLTSIRDQQHLPRVQAAIMATIQELTDVGGFDFGTVVMKYYEGYSTDNDLLRRNALKWLKGEYRTKTEARQDLGVREIINDVNYYDMLKNFCRLFVSMGYSGFMINLDEAINLYKISTSVSREKNYEKILTIYNDCFQGKVSHFFLNFAGTREVLENERRGLFSYQALKSRLETNKFETSELRDFAQPVIRLLPLSHNEVFVLLQKLKEIFDFNYKSELAISDTDIEAFMEEMFNKPGASEFLTPREVIRDFLNILSLLRQNPGLEKRKLFRDIQIRDERPDESRTDALVDGIDVL; this is encoded by the coding sequence ATGCTCGATAACGTGAAACCCAAGGAAGCCACGGCCATCATCAACTCGCTGCTGGGCGGCGTGGTGCCCAAGCTGGGCGTGCAGCACATCACGGTGGGGCGCTCGCCCGAAATCGCGGCGTTTTTGCAGGCGTTAGACGACGTGAAGAATGGCCACAGCATGGTCAAGTTCTGGATTGGAGACTTCGGCTCGGGCAAATCCTTCATGCTGCACCTGCTGAATACGGTGGCCCTGAAGCAGAAATTCGTGGTGGCCAACGCCGACTTCACGCCCGATAACCGCCTCTACGCCAACGATGGCAAGGCCGTGGCCCTGTACTCGGCCATCATGGACAACATTGCTATTCAGACCAAGCCCGAGGGCGGGGCGCTGGCCACGCTGCTCGAAAAGTGGATTGAGCAGGTGATGAGCAAAACGGCCCTCGACCACGATATTCCGCTCACCAGCATCCGCGACCAGCAGCATTTGCCCAGGGTGCAGGCTGCCATCATGGCTACCATTCAGGAGCTGACCGACGTGGGCGGCTTCGATTTTGGCACCGTGGTAATGAAGTATTACGAAGGCTACAGCACTGATAATGACCTATTGCGCCGCAATGCGCTGAAGTGGCTCAAGGGCGAGTACCGCACCAAAACCGAGGCCCGGCAAGACCTCGGCGTGCGCGAAATCATCAACGATGTCAATTATTACGACATGCTCAAGAACTTCTGCCGGCTGTTCGTGAGCATGGGCTACAGCGGGTTCATGATTAACCTCGACGAGGCCATTAACCTGTATAAAATCTCCACCTCGGTATCGAGAGAGAAGAATTACGAGAAGATTCTGACCATTTATAACGACTGCTTTCAGGGCAAAGTCAGCCATTTCTTCCTCAACTTCGCCGGCACCCGCGAGGTGCTGGAAAACGAGCGGCGCGGCCTCTTCAGCTACCAGGCCCTGAAGTCGCGGCTCGAAACCAATAAGTTCGAAACCAGTGAATTGCGCGATTTCGCCCAGCCCGTTATCCGCCTGCTGCCGCTCTCGCACAACGAGGTATTTGTGCTGCTGCAAAAGCTGAAGGAAATCTTCGATTTCAACTACAAATCCGAGTTGGCCATTTCCGATACCGATATCGAAGCCTTTATGGAAGAGATGTTTAACAAGCCGGGAGCCAGCGAATTTCTCACGCCCCGCGAGGTAATCCGCGACTTCCTCAACATCCTGAGCCTGCTGCGGCAAAACCCCGGCCTGGAAAAGCGCAAGCTGTTCCGCGACATTCAGATTCGGGACGAGCGGCCCGACGAGTCGAGAACAGACGCGCTGGTAGACGGCATTGACGTGCTGTAA